In the Streptomyces fradiae ATCC 10745 = DSM 40063 genome, one interval contains:
- a CDS encoding SpoIIE family protein phosphatase, whose protein sequence is MRPHGTAHGHELVFAGAVLAAVYVPSEGGRELRLAGPADESGALPDWPAGYAVSGRSAVADVFRGGRALWPTAAELAARRDAVPEDLPAGTPLGVLPLGAGDRRLGCLVVVDGTGRGFDTDRRGFMELYAEQVAARLEAGAAPVAAYTVAGAAAGGTGGSGTGPGGAEGGGTGVVTGTGVGTGTGVGTGPGSAAGGTGGGTAGAVPPEDTRQGRYRLMPGQTLDAELLGSFTLELHTGRISADARMLELVDIAPGDFDGRVETLLAHAVPDDLPALMSLVEPGKVTSAGRELEFRVRRPTGDLRWLRLRSRVLNDPAGRPERVLGIVVDASSLRPDTDEVSLVQRLSASLAATMTARDVAHAVVGVLRGPLLGADRVAVAGLEADRLVVTVLDPPEPRDWPEIWRSEWRSEWPDTPLRALPTLAAALREVRVGLVPAGADVEPALAGVGPGGLALLPLPAEGRVIGACLAGWDEPREFGADERSLLTATAGLVGQALRRAHAFDAQHELATTLQRSLLPRRLPELAGGVAVARYLPAMVGLEVGGDWYDVIPLSESRVALVIGDVQGHSAGAATIMGQIRTAIRAYAVEGHPPDVVVSHANRLLVGMETDLFATCCYVELDMEEGETWFVRAGHLAPLLRHPDGSTEEVATEGGLPLGVLADADYPITAVGLAPGTVLALLTDGLVESSTLHLEEGMRRMRDLLSAADPADAGRMADRLLGDGTRRDDDVALLLMRYDGMGVPPIRTGWTVWRLPDAVMHARRFTARTLRSWGVTEEADAALLVVSELVTNALVHTQGAVRLDLTLAGDRMRIAVTDASPRAPAKPVMADWESTGGRGLFLVEAMSTSWGSVPVSGGKQVWSEFVVTRDPVPYDSANEGR, encoded by the coding sequence GTGCGGCCGCACGGGACCGCCCACGGGCACGAGCTGGTCTTCGCCGGGGCCGTGCTGGCCGCCGTGTACGTCCCGAGCGAGGGCGGTCGCGAACTGCGGCTCGCCGGGCCCGCCGACGAGTCCGGGGCGCTGCCGGACTGGCCCGCCGGGTACGCCGTGTCCGGACGCTCCGCCGTCGCCGACGTGTTCCGCGGCGGCCGGGCCCTGTGGCCGACCGCCGCCGAGCTCGCCGCCCGCCGCGACGCCGTCCCCGAGGACCTCCCGGCGGGCACGCCGCTCGGCGTGCTGCCCCTGGGCGCCGGCGACCGGCGGCTCGGCTGCCTGGTCGTGGTCGATGGGACCGGCCGCGGCTTCGACACCGACCGGCGCGGCTTCATGGAGCTGTACGCGGAGCAGGTCGCGGCCCGTCTCGAAGCCGGCGCCGCACCGGTCGCCGCGTACACGGTCGCGGGCGCGGCGGCGGGCGGTACGGGCGGCAGTGGCACCGGCCCCGGCGGCGCGGAGGGCGGCGGTACGGGCGTCGTGACGGGCACCGGCGTAGGCACCGGCACCGGCGTCGGCACGGGCCCCGGCAGCGCCGCCGGCGGTACGGGCGGCGGCACCGCCGGGGCGGTCCCGCCGGAGGACACGCGGCAGGGCCGGTACCGGCTGATGCCGGGGCAGACCCTGGACGCCGAACTGCTCGGCTCCTTCACCCTCGAACTGCACACCGGCCGGATCAGCGCGGACGCCCGCATGCTCGAACTGGTCGACATCGCCCCCGGCGACTTCGACGGCCGCGTCGAGACCCTGCTCGCCCACGCCGTCCCCGACGACCTGCCCGCCCTGATGTCCCTGGTCGAGCCCGGCAAGGTCACCTCGGCCGGCCGCGAGCTGGAGTTCCGCGTCCGCCGCCCCACCGGCGACCTCCGCTGGCTGCGGCTGCGCTCCCGCGTCCTGAACGACCCGGCCGGACGGCCCGAACGCGTCCTCGGGATCGTCGTGGACGCCTCCTCGCTGCGCCCCGACACCGACGAGGTCTCCCTCGTCCAGCGGCTCTCCGCCTCGCTCGCCGCCACCATGACCGCCCGCGACGTCGCCCACGCCGTCGTCGGCGTCCTGCGCGGCCCCCTCCTCGGAGCCGACCGGGTCGCCGTCGCCGGGCTGGAGGCCGACCGGCTGGTCGTCACCGTCCTCGATCCGCCCGAGCCCCGCGACTGGCCCGAGATCTGGCGCTCCGAATGGCGCTCGGAGTGGCCCGACACCCCGCTGCGCGCCCTGCCCACCCTCGCGGCGGCGCTCCGCGAGGTCCGGGTCGGCCTCGTCCCGGCCGGCGCGGACGTCGAACCCGCCCTGGCCGGGGTCGGCCCCGGCGGCCTCGCCCTGCTGCCGCTCCCCGCCGAGGGCCGCGTCATCGGCGCCTGCCTGGCCGGCTGGGACGAGCCGCGCGAGTTCGGCGCCGACGAGCGGTCCCTGCTGACCGCCACCGCCGGACTGGTCGGGCAGGCCCTGCGCCGGGCCCACGCCTTCGACGCCCAGCACGAGCTGGCCACCACCCTCCAGCGCAGCCTGCTGCCGCGCCGCCTCCCCGAGCTGGCCGGAGGCGTGGCCGTCGCCCGGTACCTGCCCGCGATGGTCGGCCTGGAGGTCGGCGGCGACTGGTACGACGTCATCCCGCTCTCCGAGAGCCGCGTCGCCCTCGTCATCGGGGACGTCCAGGGGCACAGCGCCGGCGCGGCCACCATCATGGGACAGATCCGCACGGCCATCCGGGCGTACGCCGTCGAGGGCCATCCGCCCGACGTCGTCGTCTCGCACGCCAACCGGCTCCTCGTCGGCATGGAGACCGACCTCTTCGCCACCTGCTGCTACGTCGAACTCGACATGGAGGAGGGCGAGACCTGGTTCGTGCGCGCCGGGCACCTCGCCCCGCTGCTGCGCCATCCCGACGGGTCGACGGAGGAGGTCGCCACCGAGGGCGGCCTCCCGCTCGGCGTCCTCGCCGACGCCGACTACCCCATCACCGCCGTCGGCCTCGCCCCCGGCACGGTCCTCGCCCTGCTCACGGACGGGCTGGTCGAGTCGTCCACCCTCCACCTGGAGGAGGGCATGCGCCGCATGCGGGACCTGCTGTCCGCCGCCGACCCGGCGGACGCCGGGCGGATGGCCGACCGGCTCCTGGGGGACGGCACCCGCCGCGACGACGACGTCGCCCTGCTGCTGATGCGCTACGACGGGATGGGCGTCCCGCCGATCCGCACCGGGTGGACCGTGTGGCGGCTGCCCGACGCCGTGATGCACGCCCGCCGCTTCACCGCCCGCACCCTGCGCTCCTGGGGCGTCACCGAGGAGGCCGACGCGGCGCTGCTCGTCGTCTCCGAGCTCGTCACCAACGCCCTGGTGCACACCCAGGGGGCCGTGCGCCTCGACCTCACGCTCGCCGGGGACCGGATGCGCATCGCCGTCACCGACGCCTCGCCCCGGGCCCCCGCCAAGCCCGTGATGGCCGACTGGGAGTCGACCGGCGGGCGCGGCCTGTTCCTGGTGGAGGCCATGTCGACCTCGTGGGGGTCGGTCCCGGTCAGCGGCGGCAAGCAGGTGTGGAGCGAGTTCGTCGTCACCCGCGACCCCGTCCCGTACGACTCCGCGAACGAAGGGAGGTGA
- a CDS encoding acyltransferase: MPRNRNTFSFSSLAAWRRRALTAAVHRGWRWVQETGSVTAERPGALRFRSIGEGTRLAFPQGTVFGEQWIELGACCIIGEQVTLSAGMLPGLDLGPDPVVTLADGVVLGRGSHVVADAPISIGANTFCGPYVYLTSTNHSYDDPHEPIGRQWPRSAPVEIGPGCWLGTGAVVLPGARIGRNVVVAAGAVVRGDVPDHAVVAGAPARVVRRWDAEHGWQPPLRTPPPVPIPEHVTAAQLAALAAWEGR, encoded by the coding sequence GTGCCCAGGAACAGAAACACGTTCTCCTTTTCGTCGCTCGCCGCGTGGCGCCGCCGCGCGCTGACCGCGGCGGTGCACCGGGGGTGGCGCTGGGTGCAGGAGACCGGTTCGGTCACCGCCGAGCGGCCCGGCGCCCTGCGGTTCAGGAGCATCGGGGAGGGCACCCGGCTCGCGTTCCCGCAGGGCACCGTGTTCGGCGAGCAGTGGATCGAGCTGGGGGCCTGCTGCATCATCGGCGAGCAGGTGACGCTCAGCGCGGGCATGCTCCCCGGACTCGACCTGGGCCCGGACCCGGTGGTCACCCTCGCCGACGGCGTGGTGCTCGGACGGGGCAGCCACGTCGTGGCGGACGCCCCGATCAGCATCGGCGCGAACACCTTCTGCGGGCCGTACGTCTACCTCACCTCCACCAACCACAGCTACGACGACCCGCACGAGCCCATCGGCCGGCAGTGGCCGCGCTCCGCGCCCGTCGAGATCGGGCCCGGCTGCTGGCTGGGCACCGGAGCGGTGGTCCTCCCCGGCGCCCGGATCGGCCGGAACGTCGTGGTCGCCGCCGGGGCGGTCGTGCGCGGCGACGTGCCGGACCACGCGGTGGTCGCCGGGGCGCCGGCCCGTGTCGTACGCCGGTGGGACGCCGAGCACGGGTGGCAGCCGCCGCTGCGGACACCCCCGCCCGTACCGATCCCGGAGCACGTCACCGCCGCGCAGCTGGCCGCGCTCGCCGCCTGGGAAGGTCGCTGA
- a CDS encoding gamma carbonic anhydrase family protein: protein MTERPLITAVGGKRPEVAESAFAAPTSVVVGEVVMAPGSSVWYHAVLRADCGPIVLGADSNIQDNCTVHVDPGFPVTVGERVSVGHNAVLHGCTVEDDVLVGMGATVLNGAHIGAGSLIAAQALVPQGMRVPPGSLVAGVPARVRRELTEEEREGIKVNAAMYRDLARAHREAHAEGA from the coding sequence ATGACGGAACGGCCTTTGATCACCGCCGTGGGCGGCAAGCGGCCGGAGGTGGCGGAGAGCGCCTTCGCCGCGCCCACCTCCGTCGTGGTCGGCGAGGTGGTGATGGCGCCGGGGTCGAGCGTCTGGTACCACGCCGTGCTGCGCGCGGACTGCGGCCCGATCGTGCTGGGCGCCGACAGCAACATCCAGGACAACTGCACGGTGCACGTCGATCCCGGCTTCCCGGTGACCGTGGGCGAGCGCGTGTCGGTCGGCCACAACGCCGTCCTGCACGGCTGCACCGTGGAGGACGACGTCCTCGTCGGCATGGGCGCCACGGTGCTCAACGGCGCGCACATCGGCGCGGGGTCCCTGATCGCGGCGCAGGCCCTCGTCCCGCAGGGCATGCGGGTGCCGCCCGGCTCGCTGGTGGCGGGGGTCCCCGCCAGGGTGCGGCGGGAGCTGACGGAGGAGGAGCGCGAGGGCATCAAGGTGAACGCGGCGATGTACCGGGACCTGGCGCGCGCCCACCGGGAGGCGCACGCCGAGGGAGCCTGA